The genome window CAAAATTAAGCTATTCTTTATCATTACTAAAGGACCGTATAGCTGTTTTGGAGAAAGCGTGAAGCTATTAATGTTATTCAAGTTAATTATTATGTACAAaactttgtttaattatttactagCCCTGCTAAACTTAATATTGTGCTATGAATTATTTGCTAACTAAAACCCACATTAATGCTGCTGTTTACAATGTTTACACTATACTCTCACATTGATGTACAGTACTGTCTATTTGTTTGTCTAACGCCAATTAATTGGCCAAAATttgacaacacaaaacaaacttgCATGAATCAATAAAACTCACAAAGCACAAAACATTTAGAACATTTAAGAAGGATTTTCTTTAATATTCCTCTGTTTGTATTCCAAGGATGAACAAAAGTCATTTGGGTTTGGAATGATGTAAACAGTGAACGTGTCTCTTTAAACTTATGTAATGACAGGTGCAGTTGTCATACCTGAGGTGATGTAATGCGAGGAGTCCTTTATCGGTCACATTGCCACAGGATACAATAGACATATTCCTCACACTGTTTTGCAGCGTATGTATTTGGCTCAAACGCTCCAGACATGCGTCTTCGATATAAATACACTTATTCAATCTGAGTTCCTCCACATTTTCTAGACcctctaaaacacacacaatgcacTCCGTTACTAGCAATCCcttcacagcatttattcaaaatatcatctaATATTCATGCGTGTGAAGATTTGTTACTGGTGCTCTTGTACACAGTACAGGTGATGACGTCAGTAGTACACTGTATAGCAAGAATGGATGTGTGGGGCAAGAATAGATATGTGGGGCAAGAATGGATGTGTGGGACAAGGTGACCAGCTCTACCTGTCTGTGTGTAAAATACCCCTTTGCCTTACGTCACTTTTTCCCACAGCTGAACCTCTCATCCTCACCTGTGACACACAGACAGTGTCTCATCCTcacctgtgacacacacacggCGTCTCATCGTCTCACGCACCAAAACCACTCGCACACTTTCCCTCTCACAAGCTGTCTCATGGGGTCGAATGGAATAAATAATGTATGGCTGATTTGCAGGAGCAAATGGAGTACGAGATCTTATGGTTGGAGCAGGTGTTTGACCTCCATTCACTGATGATAGCATTTTGCATGTCCAATGTCACAGTGTTAAAGGATAAGAGACATTTCTGCTATATACAGGTAACTGGGTCAGATCCAGAAAAAGGGTTTTAGTGTTAAAGTAATTCAAGATAAAGTtcttccaaaaatgaaaattctggcatcatttacttactctcttgtcatgtcaagcctgtatgagtttctttcttctgctgaacacaaaagaagatatttggaagaatgttgataacctaACAGCGGTGGcagccattgacttctattgtatggacacaaaacaaatgcaagtgaatgcctgccatcgctgttcggtcaacaacatttttcaaaatatcttcttttgtgttctgcggaagaaagaaactcatacaggcttgacatgacaagagagtaagtaaatgatgccagaattttcatttttgggtgaactatccctttaaatcgaTTAGTAAGGAGCTCACCCAGGTGATCGAAACCACGGTACATGATGCAGGACTCAGTGGCATCAATAGCTTCTATTAGGTACCGGCCCAGAGGCCCAGTAGGGAGTCCGTTGTAGTCATGCTGCCATCGGTCGAAACCACGGAAACGAACTTTTGCCCCGCACCTCAGAAGCCACTCCGCAGCCGCTCGATCAGGACCTACTGCTTTAATTCGCTCATAGTCAACTCTATAACAATAAGAGAATACAACAACATAAAGAGTTGATATCAGTCATAATATACTGTGTGTTATTTGGGGtatacaaaatacattgttaaCTAGCAATTGTCAAGatcattaaacatgtttgataaccaaaacatttattcaaattaaatactTGAATTCAATGAGAACTACCTATAATTACTGCCCTTAAATGGGCCTTTATGAATAACTGGAAAATGTaagtttgtttataaaatgatgACTTGTGATTACTGTTTTTTAGCCACTTTCAAAATAACTAAACTCAACTCATAGAAATGCTGTTTTCGTGTAAAAAACGAAtgttttgcattcatttgaCAATATAAACTGATCAACctacaaaacatgaaacagtCTATTTGTACAACTTATAAATATCTACTGTACATTACTTGTTGAAAACAGCATTGAGCCACTCCCAGAACTCTCGCCTGCCTCCTGGCAGCAGCCATTGAGTGGATAAAATCCTCCGTGCTGAACAAGTAAACATGTCTCTGAGAGACGGGAAgcaagaaaaagagaaaaattacATTCACTGCTCATTGACAgtgcacaatatatatataacatatagttatattaaataaacatttagttCAAACAagtgacatttaaatgtatgaggTCAAAACTACTAGGCGTCCGTATTACGCATTTTTAATTTTTCGatacagtaaaataagtatTAAGATCGTACAAGACGACCATGTCTTTGAATCAACAGACATTTAAGCTCTGAATGTAGTACATTTGTGAAACAATACGTTCGTCTGTCTAATAAAAACTGCTGCGATGAGAGGGTGCAGATCGTACACAAGTGATCCTGCCCTTGGAGTCGGTACAGTTCTATCAACTCTCTCCACACCACTTCTAGAAGCGTGTTATTTACATCCTGCGTCACCGAGCGTGATCGCTGATCTTTCACCCGAACGTCAGCCCGTCCCGCGTTCTCATTGGTTATTGAGTGTGTGCTATGGGCGTGGCCACAACATAGTATTTTATGGTTAAGCAAAGAAAACGCACTCGGCATCCGGATGTACAACGCTTCCGGGCAACTACTTCAGTCATACGAGTCTGACTCTTATTTACTTAAATGGGGAAGATGgatatcttaaaaataaatcagcTAAGCTGGCCgtaaaacaacatatttacgagtgaaaacataacatgacatcgactgtgtgaatttttttttctaaagctCAAACTGCACTAAAAACAGTTTATCCAGGCTGATAAAAGAGAGCGTGAATGTGCAAAGCTTTATAAGTCCTCACTCAGCTCCTTCCCAGAAGAACCATTAGTCTTTAACCATTGGCTATTTTTACTGGTAGGCGGGACCTTCTTCGCTAAAGCGGGTGTACCGAGCGTTGCACTTTCCTACATAAATTGCAAAAGCAACGCAGCGTCTTGTTAAAATCTATCGTCTTTGACCGGACCTGGTCAGTGGAGAACACTATGATCACACGGACATAAATCTATTAAAAAGAGTTCACATTTTCGCAGTGAAATAATGATACGAACCTTCGGTACCGGTTCCGTGTGCGCGCGTTTGATCTCGCAGGGATCGAAGTCTGCAGCATGCAGAGCTGGACATCACAGTGGGTATGACTAACTGCACCTGTAGTTACAGTGAAACTAAAGTAATGGATCAAACAGAGTATTTACAgcaaaagtatatttatttgtagcaaAAGTGTAGTCTGGGCTTTTATAGTGAAATGGCAACTGACGTGTTTGCAGCAACTTACTGTATGTGACACTAGAGCTGGACTTTGGTCAACAATAGACTGCTTTCATAGATAGACACTACATTCACAATAATAAAAGTGTCACTAAGGTCATTGCAAACAAATCCTTAAAAATGGATAAGAATAGGATTTCAGTTAATTTAACATCATAAATGCAGTTAATTTTTAATAACATGATGTGACAAATTGTAAGTGTTTTTGTGTAGTTCATTCGATGTGGCCATTATTGGCGGGGGAATTGTTGGACTCGCCTCGGCCAGAGAGCTGATCCTCAGGCACCCAAACCTCACATTTACCCTCCTGGAGAAAGAGAAGGAGCTTGGTATGTGTGCTTAAGCCATATACTTCTTCCCATCCACCCTTATTTAATATTCAATTCTCTCATATCTTTCCTCCACAGCTGTCCATCAGACTGGTCATAACAGTGGTGTGATCCACAGTGGGATTTATTACACTCCGGGATCAATGAAAGCTCAGCTCTGTGTTCGTGGAGCCATGCTGACATATGAGTACTGCCAAAAGAAGGGTGTGCCTTATAAGAAATGTGGCAAGGTGAGAATAAACACAGGTGAGCTCCTACAGCCAGACTCCCCTCAGtgtaaataaagctttaaataatgaaaagtaTCGGATAATAAGTGGCCAGAAACAACACACCCCTTGACCACAAACTTACCATGATGACACCccatttttattctgtatgtcTGGGTAAAGTCTCTGTAGAGGACTCAGTATGTTGGTGTGTATGAATTTAGCTTATAGTAGCGGTGGAAAGAGAGGAAGTTCCCAGTCTGAAGGCTCTGTACGAACGTGGGCAGAAAAACAACGTACCAGGTCTACAACTGATTGACGCCAAAGCCATCCGAGACAAAGAGCCCTACTGCAGGGTGAGTCAACCCTTATTAATAAGAGTCCCAAAAACTGGTTTGATCAGTAGCCAGATGATTGCGTCATCGGGTTACCTTAGGCCTGCAGTATCAAGTGTTAGACTACACATAAATATGACTATAATCTAAAaatttgttatcattttttttttacattactaGTGTCAAAACTCTTACCTGATTAATATATTACCTTATTGTTAAAACAAGCTAATCATTCAACTCTGAGCATTCTGTTATCATGCCTGTTGAAATCGATATAATTTGTGCCTTTATACATAGGGCATCATGGCACTGGACTCTCCAAACACAGGTATCGTTGACTATCGGTTAATGGCTCTGGCCTATGGTAAAGACTTCGAGGAAGCAGGAGGCGCAGTGATAACCGACTTTGAGGCTTCTGACATCACACTGGCTGCAGAAAGCCCAGCTGGAAGCGCTGAAGGTGGGTCACATGACCTTTTCAATATCTCAGAACTCGTTTTCTCCTTAAATTCTCTAAATCCCTTTCTTTAGGGCTGAAACATCCCATCATCATCAAAAGTTCAAAGGTGAGAATTTGATGATTGGTACTTCTGAATGATTGCAGATTGGAAAACTACCGGCTGAACTGTATATATGtgtctgtatttgtttataGGGGCAGGAGGTGAGGAGTcggtttgttttgacatgtGGAGGACTGTACTCTGACCGGTTGTCTGAGATCTCTGGTTGTAGTCCAGAGCCACGTATCGTTCCCTTCCGAGGAGATTACATGGTGCTCAAGCCAGAGAAAAACTATCTAGTCCGTGGCAACATCTACCCTGTGAGTGGAAACACCCCACACACAGTCAAAGAAACACATCAGATTCAAGAAAACTTTTGTTgaatatctttgtgtgtgtgcggaGGTGCCGAACCCACGGTTCCCATTCCTGGGAGTGCATTTTACTCCTCGAATGGACGGTAGTGTCTGGCTGGGCCCAAATGCAGTGCTGGCCTTTAAACGAGAGGGGTATAAACTCTTTGACTTCAACGCACACGACTTCATGAATGCCATCTCTTACAGGTATGCACTAACAGCCACGCTGTGTCTTTAACAGACAGATTTCATTGCAAAAGACCATCTGAAATGAATGAGGTGACACTGTGTGAATGACCCTTTATTCCTGTTCTGTGTGTGAAGTGGTCTGCAGAGGCTTGTAATGAAGAACATTGTATATGGAATGGGAGAGATGTACAGAGCTGTGTTCACCAGCGCGCAGGTTAAGATTCTACAGAAGTTCATACCTGATCTGAAACCAAGTGATGTCATCAGGTACAAATACTCTTTTGGGCAGGGTTGTAAAGGTtatacttattcaaattcattaTTACCACTTTTGTACAGTCATcgttaaaatgtgaaaaccatACTTGAGACACAAAATCTAATGAGATGACAAACATCAAATTTGATTCCAACCATTTCACTATGATATCAATTTTTGACATCACACTCCGTTTCTCTACTGTTATTCTTTTTGCTCACCTCATTTGTTGATTTGTGCAGGGGTCCGTCAGGGGTACGTGCTCAGGCTTTAGATGCTGAAGGAAACCTCGTGGACGACTTTGTTTTTGACAGTGGCAAGGGAGAGCTGGGTAGTCAAGTGCTGCATGTACGCAATGCACCGTCACCTGCAGCAACCTCTTCACTGGCCATCGCTGAGATGATCGCAGATGAACTGCAGAAAAGATTTGGGCTGTGACATGGGCGAGCATTGCCATCACCATGGTTGCACTCCAACTcttattttgatttagtttttaacaaacttatatatataaatgtgaaacGGGTGTATACTGTGAGGAAATTTGTGGTGCTCTTTTATAATGTatcttaattttataaaatgctgGAGgacttacaaataaaataaaggaatttgtgttgcattacatttttttgcaaattctaGGTATAGAGTAAATATGACAGTTATCGTTCATTGTAATTGTTTGATCGCAACATAATTTCCATGGATTCATTTAACACTTTTGAACAGTGTAAGTACTTTCCGTTTTCAAGTCTGGACAGTGacaacatgattttaaaagtgcTCGTTCTGCTTTCCACCACATGAGGGCATTGGCTGACAGGAAATTTGGGGGATTTTTACACTCGAAGTACTAGAAGAACAAAAATGATATCTGAACTAACACTCGAAAGCACCACTGACAGTggctattttaaaatgttcaacttTTACAGTGTTTTCAACAGTATTTACTCCACTAAAAAAACATAAGCTTCACTGTTAAGGAATGTTTGACTATATTTGGGTTTAGCTAATAAGGGATGTAATGTATGTGCAatctgtctgtgtttggcaACTCTGCTCGTAACTGCGCTCACACGCAGCGCGCGATCCCTCCCTCTAGGCTGCGCAGATGCGTGAAGCGCGCGCAGTGAGCAGCTGTGATTACACCGTCATGGACACGAGCGCAGCACAGCGGAGTTGAATCGGGACGAGTCGGACGTTgccaataacaaaaacaaagacattagcACTAACCCAACTTCCCATCGGAATATAACGGATTTAGACGAAGTAGCGTCAGCTCGTTTGTGCGGTTGGAACATGCCCAACAGACGGACTCCCACAACATGACAGTCTCGCGCTGGAGAAACTCTTGCTCGCGCGCTTCATGAGAAGTCTCGAGGCCACAGAGCCGCCGCGCGCCGCCAGATGTGCTGCTGTTAACGGCTGACACAACATAGCGACACAAACAGCAGCCAGACGATACTCGACCCTTATTTTTTAACGCCTCACGAGTGTAAACGACATGACATCCCGCTGAAGGAGATGTTGTACTCGGTGACTGTCCTGTTTGAGCAGCTGGGCGAACTGTCCGTTTAGCATGTGCGGCTAATCTCAGTGTGTGTTAGCGGCTAATTAGCGCTCGAGCGTAGCGCGAAACACCCGCGACACATCAACGGCTCTGACAGGGCTAGACGCAGACACTTTCACTCTTTGAATCgacttgtgttttttatttgactttagcCCAATAAAAGGATATGTTCAAAAGTCTTGCTGACCCTTACATGTGGTAGAGTTTAATTTGTGTGCCGTCAAAGAGAGCGGTTAAAGTTAGGTGGTTGTTCCCGGTACTGGGAGTGCGCGGGGCCGATGCGGAGCAGCGCGCACGGCGGCCGCAGGCATGCAGCACGACGAGGAGATCAGCGCGAGATGGCGAGGCCTGTTCGTACAGGCGCTGCGAAAGGTACTGACCGAACAAACACCAAACTGAGCCCGTTTGTGCGTGATTTCAATGTTTAAATCGTTTTTAGTGAATTCCAAGCGAGAAAAGCGTCGGTGCTTTAGTAAGTTTTAAAGAACAACTCTGCAGAACCGAACGGGATTGAGTTCTCAAAAGTCAAGCCTGTTTTCGTGCACAGCTGTTTTGTGTTGCACTGTTTTGATGCTTCTTAAGGATGCAGCTGTACAAGAGCCGcagaaaatgttgttgttgttgtttagaaTGATAAGGGTGTAAACAATATACAGGTTCATACTTTGCTATACACACtcactttgtttatatttaactttgCCCACCAGACTTGTTTATTACTGTTATGCACAGCATCTAAGTAGAGTTTATAGATCTGTTATGTTTGCATACTCAAATCCTGCTCAAATTCTTGTCATCACAGCAAGATTCATATTTTAAGAGGTCAAATTGTTTGTGCACACCGTCAGGTACACCTGAGAGCAGgtgttgtgtgttatgtttgtgGTGGCGTACCAAAACTGTATCCTGTGGTATTTTATAACCCTTATAAAAAGCTTTGACACGCACTTAAATGATCAGCAACACAGAGCTATTTGCGAATTCCAGCATTCAACATATTCATTATTGTTTGAAACAAAGCAAGATGCATTGATCTTAAATACCATTCTGATCTATTCTTGCAAATCCAGTGCTTCTAGATAAATGTATAGAGAGTCTCTTCAAATCTGGAGATGATACTCTTGTATGTTTTTCACTCTAGAtttacactctctctctcatctctcgtTTTCTCTGCCTACTCTCCCATTCTCCACATCAATACTTCTCTGTCTGCTACTATCATCCCCCCATCCCTGGAGAAGACAGAGGGgtagagtgtgtgtttgtatctgtgtgtgtgtgttatgggCTCCCAGTAGAGCAGCTCTCAGTGCCTAATGGAGGACGGCATGTAACCAGACACTAGAGCAGAGAGCAGAACCCATCTCTCAtctgtatatttgtgtgtgtgtatgtgtatgcatTTGCTTGTGTTCTTGGTCTGTATTTTGCAGTTTGACATTAGAAGTGAATTAAACCTGTGGTTTAACCTAACCTTTAACCTCACACCCTTCACCTGTCAAAGCACACATGCACTTGTTCTCGACTGCTACCTTTTgcatctctttctttttcctcctctcactttctttctttcactaaCTGGTTTAGCCACAGTACCTAAACGGACCACATTCCTATTTAAAGACACAGCCTATTAAGGTGGGGTGGGGGATTTATTGGGAAGGAGAGTTTTTGAATTTGTCCACCAAACTGAATGCTGAAGGCGTGTTTGTACGTATCAGCGTGCGTGTGTCTGATGATGTCATGCTGTCTTTGTTTAGTTAATtgtcgtgtgtgtgtatgctgtATATGTGTGAGAGGGAAATACAAGACTTCTTTACTGTACAGATTGAGAAGGAATATCTGATGTAGTCAAATGCTTTTGTGGTAGCCAGTTTATTTGAAGTTCCTTTAATATTACTgttccttcttttcttttatgtacAGGTGCAGATACAAGTGCATCCACACCTGTCGGCTAAGGAAGATGCACTTCAGCACATTGAGGCTCTCATTTTACAGCTCCTGAACAAGTTGTGTGTTACACAGCCCAGAACTATAGCTGATGTTGAGGTACATGCACTCATTGGGTCTGGGCAGCATACATAGCCACAGAAAAAGTTAAAGACCATTCACATTTCTTATTTAAACAGTGGCCATtcaagtccagtgtctgttgaataaaaaaaatctaaactcaGGATTGACATGAAGTCAACAgcactgacagcatgacaagaaacATCAAAAATGGGATAAAAACGAAggttatcacattaaaaaacgtcttataactttttctaaatacatgtacaaaaatTACTGTTTTGCTGATTAAAAGTGATTATGAACTTTGCTATATTTTCGGTCTACAAattacagagcatcttttctgttattctgacctttttctccagttttcattttcgaaaaatacatacaaatagaaacaatattttcatattgAATGATTGGTAGCAGATCACAGAAtgaacaaaatgttaattttgcaCAAATGCTTATagattgaaattgaaaataatcttaaaatggtctcttaattttttatctgtggctgtatatataaaaaattttCAAACACGTGTACACAATCCAGCTGTATAATTTCACTCGTACACCTTTGACACTTGAATGGTTGGTGTGCTTGCAGGAGCGTGTCCAGAAGACGTTCCCAAATCCTATCGATAAATGGGCCATGTCAGACGCTCAGGCTGCAATAGAGAAACGCAAACGAAGGAACCCGCTACTGCTGCCAGTTGATAAAATACATCCTCTACTGAAGGTGTGAAATACTTAAACACTAAATATACAACTTCTCATTATCCTTTCAAAACTCACACATCAGGTAATGTGTGTTTAGGAGGTTCTGGGATATAAGATCGACTACCATGTGTGTCTGTACATTGTTGCTGTGTTGGAGTACATATCAGCCGACATTCTTAAACTGGCTGGAAACTACGTGAGCAACATTCGACATTATGAGATCAGCCAGCAAGACATCACAGTCTCCATGTGTGCTGACAAGGTCagaaatttgtgtgtgtgcatccaGGTGTGTGTATCCGGATCTGTGTTTATAAAGTTACTTATTCTTTAAGGATGTTAGGGAGGTTAGTTCACTAACAAATGACTATAGATTTTGGGTGGTCTAGCACATCTTCAAAGCAGCTTTAGACATTGGATAATTTGGACATCCATTATGCCCAACAGTCCTTTAGACAGGTTGTTTATgatgaaaacaattattttacaaattcaaTTTGTGATGTAATTTGCacaatttgttacatttacattttgtcattttgcagacgcttttatccaaagcgacttacaaagagttagggagcaacaagcgatatgtcatacaggagccataatacattaggtgccaatacaaagttttGTTGGTTATATGAAATGTCAACCATTTCTGTATGTGCTTTCAGGTGTTAATGGATATGTTTGATCAGGAAGATGAGATGGGACTGGTTTCTCAAAGTATAGAGGAGGTGTCTTCCTCTGGTGAGCTCACATATGATGATCTGGTGCGTCTAGAGATCGCTGAGGAACGCCAGTATCTACGGGAACTTGATCTAATCATCAAAGTGTTCCGTCAAGCCTTTCTGTCCAATAACAAACTGTTCTCGGCTCAGGTATGTTCCCCAGACTTATCAGGTTCAGTACATATGTTGTCTGTGTAAAGTGGAATTCACACCAGTAACATGTTCTAGTGACAAAGTGATGTGGGTcgtttattttcagattttgggCATCTCAAGTTTATATGAGTGAGGCAAAGTTGCAGTCCAGCAGATATCAATAGGAAGGCAAACATGTGATGTGGTACTTACcgacgtgctcaaatttgttggtacccttactgctcattgaaataatgcttcattcctcctgaagagtgatggaattaaaagctattgtatcgtgtatacttgcatgcctttggtatgtcatagaataaaccaaagaagctgtggaaagagctgaattattgcttattcttcaaagatattctaaaatggcctggacacatttgttggtacccctctgaaaagataataaataagtcgatttttgtgatttttctaaCTAATTAGTTTCTTTTATtagtatcacacatgtatccaaTCTTGTGCACAATGAAATCTCTAGACAATTAAGACATTCTGGAGCGAAACGTACTgcccagtgtcagaaagctctgTCTCAGTCGCAGGTCATGTGTCCTCCAACAGAATAATtacccaaaacacacagctaaaatcaCCCAAGAATGGATCAGATCAAAACATTGGACCATTCTGAAGTGGCCTTCTATGAGTTTTGCTGAAACTTGCAGTCTGGAGAATGCACCCATCAAACCTGAGATGCACCCATCAAACCTGTGCCTCTAAAGGTTGTGCTACAAAATATTAGGTTAGGGGTCCCATCATTTTTGtccatgacatttacatttgttttattatttacaatattatgttgaataaaaaatcaaaagcaaagtctgaattctattaaatattaaataaacattggtGAATGCCAATTACTTTTGTCACTTTCAAGTTATTTCTGAGAAAATTTTGCATTCTTCGTTTTTTGTGGAGGTgaaccaacaaatttgagcacgtctgtaGGTACATAATTGAACGTTTTGtatcacacaaaacaataattcaCATCATTCAACTCTcatggctgtgtgcatattagaTATTTTGGAAGACCCTGGCACTGTCATTGTAAGTTTGAATTCCCTGATTTTCTAAAGGCAAAGATATTCTCAGTTTGACTTAATCAGGAACTCGCTTCCAAACCCATATGAGGAAGAAACACGGCACTCAGTATCACTTTAGTATTTTTTAATCCACCACTCTCTGAGTTTATGGTCTAACCCCATTAAACTGGATTCTTCAACTGAACATTTGACCTTGACTTCCTGAGGCATTTATTTTAGCTTTTGGAGTTCTGTGTGTCCTGCATTGTCTTTGAATGTGCTGATAAGTTGTGTTAGTTTCTGGTACCTCTGATGTCATCCATGTCTCAGCAGTTTATAATTCGTCTTTAAATCCAATTGATTAACATGTCTTCTAAACCTAAACGCTTGCCAGATTAATGATTAATGTGTATGTTTGCTGAGAATGCTTGTGACCAGACTGACCACTGCTTAAGACTCTGAGCTTTGAATGTTGAGGCAAATCAATCACTGCTGCCAACAGTATCACAGTGTCTCCTCTCATCAGACTTGGCTCAACTTGGACACTTTCATTATTAGTACTGATAGCTAATGCAAGCTTCACTGGTTTCTGATTTTGGGTTGCTTGccgtttttgaaaatatttttttgtcagacCAGTGCAGATATTGTGACATTGGGCTGTCTAGTTGCCTTCcaaatttgagaaatgtttaagtgtTATATATGGGAAGTCACAGAAACTTACTATTTCAGTCTCAGCTTTAAACAGCCTACATGCATATTCGAAATGACATTTCTTCTAAAAGAGAATATTCAGATATTCAGGAAAACGTTTGTTTGTGtcaaataatttagtttcaaTGCATTCTCTTCATTACCATTACATTCTTTTTCTACTATAGGACGTAGAGCTGGTGTTCAGTAATATTCTGGAGGTTCATGAGCTTACTGTGAAACTTTTGGGTCTCATCGAGGATGCTGTTGAAATGACAGCTGATGGAAGTCCGCACCCTCTTGTGGGAAGCTGCTTTGAAAATCTTGCTGAGGTATAGATACACAGACACTTCTGTTCTGATACTTGAGTAAAGTATGAGACGGATCATCCACAACTTCTCCACAGACCTCTGTGAAGGTTTACAGCTTAGTGATGTTACAAATGTGTTGCGTATTTTGTGTTCAGGAGCAGGCTTTTGATCCCTACGAGACGCTGTCTCA of Triplophysa dalaica isolate WHDGS20190420 chromosome 11, ASM1584641v1, whole genome shotgun sequence contains these proteins:
- the dmac2l gene encoding ATP synthase subunit s, mitochondrial produces the protein MFTCSARRILSTQWLLPGGRREFWEWLNAVFNKVDYERIKAVGPDRAAAEWLLRCGAKVRFRGFDRWQHDYNGLPTGPLGRYLIEAIDATESCIMYRGFDHLEGLENVEELRLNKCIYIEDACLERLSQIHTLQNSVRNMSIVSCGNVTDKGLLALHHLRNLERLSLSDLPGVKDKVQTVDRLKTAHPKLTIELDLA
- the l2hgdh gene encoding L-2-hydroxyglutarate dehydrogenase, mitochondrial; its protein translation is MIRTFGTGSVCARLISQGSKSAACRAGHHSGSFDVAIIGGGIVGLASARELILRHPNLTFTLLEKEKELAVHQTGHNSGVIHSGIYYTPGSMKAQLCVRGAMLTYEYCQKKGVPYKKCGKLIVAVEREEVPSLKALYERGQKNNVPGLQLIDAKAIRDKEPYCRGIMALDSPNTGIVDYRLMALAYGKDFEEAGGAVITDFEASDITLAAESPAGSAEGLKHPIIIKSSKGQEVRSRFVLTCGGLYSDRLSEISGCSPEPRIVPFRGDYMVLKPEKNYLVRGNIYPVPNPRFPFLGVHFTPRMDGSVWLGPNAVLAFKREGYKLFDFNAHDFMNAISYSGLQRLVMKNIVYGMGEMYRAVFTSAQVKILQKFIPDLKPSDVIRGPSGVRAQALDAEGNLVDDFVFDSGKGELGSQVLHVRNAPSPAATSSLAIAEMIADELQKRFGL